In Deltaproteobacteria bacterium GWC2_55_46, a single window of DNA contains:
- a CDS encoding PAS domain-containing sensor histidine kinase: protein MLGVKRDITGRKKAEEAIRESEERFRQIFEQNEDAQVLFEYGGCRVLDANPAAVALFWYSRDELAAFECPSFLAGEDVCEPLRKLTGAGVGFSIEKVRGMRKDGARVTVALRGQTLKLRGGRVVLCTIKDMTEMLRMEEEARNMQAKLIHANKMTSIGTLASGVAHEINNPNNFILFNSTLLSDAWKDAVKILDAYYRENGDFSMGGLPYSEMGEVVPELLSGITDGSRRIKGIVDTLKDFSRGGAGALDGEMDVNRAIRSSISMLSSQIMKFTDCFELSCAEGLPAVKGSSQKIEQVIINLVLNALQALPAREKGVKVSTYLDEAARQVVIEVKDDGAGMTREVLDRITEPFFTTRGERGGTGLGLSISYSIIREHNGTLEFSSAPGSGTTASIRLPLMLSQGFQG from the coding sequence GTGCTCGGCGTCAAGCGCGATATAACCGGCAGAAAGAAGGCAGAAGAGGCGATCCGCGAAAGCGAAGAGAGGTTCAGGCAGATATTCGAACAGAACGAGGACGCGCAGGTGCTGTTCGAGTACGGCGGGTGCAGGGTCCTCGACGCCAACCCGGCCGCCGTAGCCCTCTTCTGGTACTCGAGGGATGAGCTTGCCGCCTTCGAATGCCCGTCTTTCCTGGCCGGCGAAGACGTCTGCGAACCCCTCAGGAAGCTTACGGGGGCAGGGGTAGGGTTCAGCATAGAGAAGGTCCGTGGGATGAGGAAAGACGGGGCCAGGGTCACCGTTGCGCTACGCGGCCAGACGTTAAAGCTAAGAGGCGGCAGGGTGGTGCTCTGCACGATCAAAGACATGACCGAGATGCTCCGCATGGAGGAAGAGGCCAGAAATATGCAGGCCAAGCTCATCCACGCGAACAAGATGACTTCCATAGGCACGCTCGCCTCAGGCGTGGCGCACGAGATAAACAACCCCAATAACTTCATCCTCTTCAATTCCACCCTCCTGTCTGACGCGTGGAAGGATGCCGTAAAGATACTGGATGCGTACTACCGGGAAAACGGCGATTTCTCGATGGGCGGGCTGCCGTATTCCGAGATGGGCGAGGTCGTCCCTGAGCTTCTCTCAGGGATAACGGACGGGTCGAGAAGGATAAAGGGGATAGTGGACACCCTTAAGGACTTCTCCAGGGGCGGCGCGGGCGCTCTCGACGGTGAGATGGACGTGAACCGGGCTATAAGGTCTTCGATATCGATGCTCTCAAGCCAGATAATGAAGTTCACGGACTGCTTCGAGCTCTCCTGCGCGGAAGGCCTTCCGGCGGTCAAGGGCAGTTCACAGAAGATAGAGCAGGTCATCATCAACCTGGTCCTGAATGCGCTTCAGGCGCTTCCGGCCAGGGAAAAGGGGGTAAAGGTCTCGACGTACCTCGACGAGGCCGCCCGTCAGGTCGTAATAGAGGTGAAAGACGACGGGGCCGGCATGACCAGGGAGGTGCTCGATAGGATCACGGAGCCGTTCTTCACCACGCGGGGCGAGCGCGGAGGCACAGGCCTCGGCCTTTCGATATCCTATTCCATCATAAGGGAGCACAACGGTACCCTTGAGTTCTCATCCGCCCCCGGCAGCGGCACCACCGCCTCGATAAGGCTGCCTTTGATGCTGTCTCAGGGCTTTCAGGGATGA
- a CDS encoding cell division protein FtsH codes for MADERKYPDGVDRGSGWKVLIALMLFGVLIYFWGEAVDTGAQVERQRITYTEFRGQLDSGNISSVTIKGQEVTGEFRKTVEVKGPEGEGKAPASAFLTYMPPFQGDEIITELAKNGISINVEPEAGGSALWQFVVLLLPWVLIIGIWVLIIRRVQQGQGGAQPGLFNFGLSKAKLYSLRKSSVTFKDVAGLENAKAELQETVAFLKNPARFTMLGAKIPKGILLVGPPGTGKTLLARATAGEAGVPFFSISASEFVEMFVGVGASRVRDMFRKARETKPSIIFIDEIDSVGRVRGAGLGGGHDEREQTLNQLLSEMDGFEPHEEIIVVAATNRPDVLDPALLRPGRFDRHIVIDRPGWKDRKTILEVHSRNKRLAPDVDLEKIGKGTPGMTGADLENLANEAALEAVKKGKERIEMMDFEEARDRVIMGSKREETFSEEEKRITAYHEAGHALVSWELPHTDPIHKVSIIPRGMALGATQFLPEEDRHYYPKSYLVNRLCVALAGRAAEKLVFRDVSSGANDDLKNATALAEKMVAQWGMSDKVGPINFGRGEEHPFLGRDISVQKRYSESMAWLMDQEIRSLIVSAERKADEILLRDRGSLEELAAALIKDESLDKDEVEVILRRTKGVEPLRKIAN; via the coding sequence ATGGCTGATGAAAGAAAATACCCGGATGGCGTTGACAGGGGTTCCGGCTGGAAGGTGCTCATAGCCCTCATGCTATTCGGCGTTCTCATATACTTCTGGGGAGAGGCTGTCGATACCGGAGCGCAAGTCGAGAGGCAGAGGATAACCTATACCGAGTTCAGGGGACAGCTCGACTCCGGCAACATCAGCTCCGTTACCATTAAAGGGCAGGAGGTCACAGGAGAGTTCAGGAAAACGGTGGAGGTAAAAGGGCCGGAGGGCGAAGGCAAAGCACCCGCGTCCGCTTTCCTGACCTACATGCCGCCTTTCCAGGGTGATGAAATAATAACGGAGCTTGCTAAAAATGGGATATCGATCAACGTCGAGCCGGAAGCCGGGGGGTCGGCCCTCTGGCAGTTTGTAGTGCTCCTTCTGCCATGGGTGCTTATCATAGGGATATGGGTTCTTATAATCAGGAGGGTCCAGCAGGGGCAGGGAGGCGCTCAGCCAGGCCTGTTCAACTTCGGGCTCAGCAAGGCCAAGCTCTATAGCCTGAGGAAGTCGAGCGTCACCTTCAAGGACGTCGCCGGGCTCGAGAACGCCAAGGCGGAGCTTCAGGAGACGGTCGCCTTCCTGAAGAACCCGGCAAGGTTCACCATGTTAGGGGCGAAGATCCCGAAGGGCATTTTATTGGTAGGGCCTCCGGGCACCGGGAAGACGCTGCTCGCGAGGGCCACCGCCGGGGAGGCGGGAGTGCCCTTTTTCAGCATAAGCGCCTCCGAGTTCGTCGAGATGTTCGTGGGCGTTGGCGCCTCGAGGGTCAGGGACATGTTCAGGAAGGCAAGGGAGACGAAGCCCTCGATAATATTCATAGACGAGATAGATTCAGTCGGCCGGGTGAGGGGGGCGGGCCTTGGCGGAGGGCATGACGAAAGGGAGCAGACCTTGAACCAGCTCCTGAGCGAGATGGACGGCTTCGAGCCGCACGAGGAGATAATCGTAGTAGCCGCCACCAACAGGCCGGACGTCCTCGACCCGGCGCTTCTGCGCCCCGGGCGCTTCGACAGGCATATCGTCATAGACAGGCCCGGGTGGAAGGACAGAAAGACGATACTCGAGGTCCACTCGAGGAATAAGAGGCTCGCCCCGGACGTCGATCTGGAGAAGATCGGGAAGGGGACCCCCGGCATGACCGGGGCGGACCTTGAGAACCTCGCCAACGAGGCGGCGCTCGAGGCCGTAAAGAAGGGCAAGGAGAGGATAGAGATGATGGACTTCGAGGAGGCCAGGGACAGGGTCATAATGGGCTCCAAGAGGGAAGAGACCTTCTCTGAGGAAGAAAAAAGGATAACCGCGTACCACGAGGCGGGGCACGCGCTCGTCTCATGGGAGCTGCCGCACACCGACCCCATACATAAGGTCTCCATCATCCCCAGGGGCATGGCCCTGGGCGCGACCCAGTTCCTTCCTGAGGAGGACAGGCACTATTACCCCAAAAGCTACCTTGTAAACAGGCTCTGCGTGGCGCTCGCAGGCCGGGCGGCGGAAAAGCTCGTCTTCAGGGACGTGAGCAGTGGTGCCAATGACGACCTGAAGAACGCCACCGCCCTCGCTGAGAAGATGGTGGCGCAGTGGGGGATGTCCGATAAGGTAGGCCCCATCAACTTCGGCAGGGGCGAGGAGCATCCGTTCCTTGGCAGGGACATATCGGTTCAGAAGCGCTACAGCGAGTCTATGGCCTGGCTCATGGACCAGGAGATAAGGAGCCTTATCGTTAGCGCGGAAAGGAAGGCCGACGAGATATTGCTGAGGGACCGTGGTTCGCTCGAGGAACTGGCGGCCGCGCTCATCAAAGATGAATCGCTGGACAAGGATGAAGTGGAGGTCATACTGAGGAGGACCAAGGGGGTCGAGCCATTGAGGAAGATAGCCAACTGA